From the genome of Spirosomataceae bacterium TFI 002, one region includes:
- a CDS encoding UDP-N-acetylmuramoyl-tripeptide--D-alanyl-D-alanine ligase — protein MTIETLYQHFLKSSGVCTDTRKITANCIFFALKGDNFNANEFAAKAIEQGASLAIIDEKEYAQDERFVLVEDVLATLQQLAREHRRSFTIPVIGLTGSNGKTTNKELLAAVLGQKYKVHATKGNLNNHIGVPLTLLEMTADTEMAIIEMGANHQKEIEMLSNICEPTHGFITNIGKAHLEGFGGVEGIRKGKGELFDFLKESNGYVFLNEKDAILVELAKEKELLLTIRYGADKRALECKATSPRIDFILPESLDREQTKYATNLSGAYNFDNMQTAFAIGVFFNVPAKDAAEALAAYESSNNRSQLVQKENLTLHLDAYNANPSSMEASIKNFAGLKTNRKKAVFLGDMFELGVDAEKEHAALGKLVASFNFDTVVLYGENMKAALLHLPKAYYFTDKFSIHNWTADFDFSSYEVLIKGSRGTSLETVVPFV, from the coding sequence ATGACAATCGAAACACTTTACCAGCATTTTCTTAAATCATCGGGTGTATGTACCGACACTCGCAAAATCACAGCAAATTGTATCTTTTTTGCATTAAAGGGAGATAATTTTAATGCGAATGAATTCGCTGCAAAAGCCATAGAGCAAGGAGCTTCTTTGGCAATAATAGATGAGAAAGAATATGCTCAAGATGAGCGTTTTGTTTTGGTGGAGGACGTGCTAGCTACTCTTCAGCAATTAGCAAGGGAACATAGAAGGTCTTTTACTATTCCAGTGATTGGATTAACTGGCTCCAATGGGAAAACCACTAATAAAGAGCTTTTGGCTGCTGTTTTGGGACAGAAATACAAAGTTCATGCGACCAAAGGTAATTTGAATAACCACATTGGAGTACCACTTACTTTACTCGAAATGACTGCCGATACCGAAATGGCAATCATAGAAATGGGTGCGAATCACCAAAAGGAAATTGAGATGCTTAGCAATATTTGTGAACCTACGCATGGTTTCATAACGAATATTGGAAAAGCACATTTGGAGGGTTTTGGAGGAGTAGAGGGAATTAGAAAAGGGAAAGGCGAGCTTTTTGACTTTTTAAAAGAAAGTAATGGCTATGTATTCCTCAATGAAAAGGATGCTATTTTGGTAGAATTGGCAAAAGAAAAAGAACTGCTGCTCACCATTCGTTACGGTGCAGATAAAAGAGCCCTCGAATGCAAAGCCACAAGTCCTCGGATAGATTTTATATTACCAGAAAGCCTAGATAGGGAGCAAACTAAATATGCAACAAACTTATCAGGAGCTTATAATTTTGACAATATGCAAACAGCATTTGCGATTGGCGTATTTTTCAATGTGCCAGCAAAAGATGCTGCGGAGGCACTTGCAGCTTACGAGTCGAGTAATAATCGATCTCAGTTGGTACAAAAAGAGAATTTGACATTGCATTTGGATGCCTACAATGCTAATCCAAGCTCTATGGAGGCTTCTATTAAGAATTTTGCAGGCTTAAAAACTAATAGAAAGAAAGCTGTTTTTTTAGGTGATATGTTTGAACTCGGAGTGGATGCTGAAAAAGAACACGCAGCACTAGGGAAATTGGTCGCATCTTTCAATTTTGATACTGTTGTACTTTACGGCGAAAATATGAAAGCAGCTTTGCTACATTTACCTAAGGCTTACTACTTTACCGATAAATTTTCCATCCACAATTGGACTGCTGATTTTGACTTTTCGAGCTATGAGGTTTTAATCAAAGGTTCTCGTGGAACGTCGCTGGAGACAGTAGTGCCTTTTGTTTGA
- a CDS encoding adenosylhomocysteinase: MSTATQTYIPYKVKDISLADWGRKEITLAEAEMPGLMEIRKEYGPSKPLKGARIAGCLHMTIQTAVLIETLVELGAEVTWSSCNIFSTQDHAAAAIAAAGIQVYAWKGLTEEEFNWCIEQTLLFGEEQKPLNLILDDGGDLTNMVLDEFPQYVAGIKGLSEETTTGVHRLYERMKKGTLVMPAINVNDSVTKSKFDNKYGCRESLVDAIRRATDLMLAGKVAVVAGYGDVGKGSAESLRGAGCRVMVTEIDPICALQAAMDGYEVVPMSEAVKRAQIFVTATGNYKIIRPEHFKAMRDKAIVCNIGHFDNEIDMAWLNKNYGDTKSEIKPQVDMYTIDGKDIIVLAEGRLVNLGCAMGHPSFVMSCSFANQTLAQLELWNNTAAYENKVYVLPKILDEKVAAFHLAHVGAKLDVLSADQAEYIGVTPEGPFKPEMYRY; the protein is encoded by the coding sequence ATGTCAACAGCAACACAAACGTACATTCCTTACAAGGTAAAAGACATCTCTCTTGCAGATTGGGGTCGTAAAGAAATTACATTGGCCGAAGCAGAAATGCCAGGTTTGATGGAAATCAGAAAAGAATATGGTCCATCTAAGCCTCTAAAAGGTGCAAGAATAGCTGGATGTCTTCACATGACAATCCAAACTGCAGTTTTGATCGAAACTTTAGTAGAGCTTGGAGCTGAGGTAACTTGGTCTTCTTGTAATATTTTCTCAACTCAGGATCATGCAGCAGCAGCAATCGCAGCAGCTGGAATTCAAGTGTATGCTTGGAAAGGATTGACAGAAGAGGAGTTTAACTGGTGTATTGAGCAAACGCTTTTATTTGGAGAGGAGCAAAAGCCATTGAACCTTATTTTGGATGACGGTGGTGACTTGACAAACATGGTTTTGGATGAATTTCCTCAGTATGTTGCAGGTATCAAAGGCCTTTCGGAAGAAACAACTACTGGTGTTCACCGTTTGTATGAGCGTATGAAAAAAGGGACACTAGTTATGCCAGCTATCAACGTGAATGATTCTGTAACAAAGTCTAAGTTTGACAACAAGTATGGCTGTCGTGAGTCTCTAGTGGATGCGATCCGTCGTGCTACTGACCTTATGCTAGCTGGTAAAGTTGCTGTGGTTGCAGGTTACGGTGATGTAGGAAAAGGCTCTGCGGAGTCTCTTCGTGGTGCTGGATGTAGAGTAATGGTGACAGAAATTGATCCAATATGTGCATTACAAGCTGCAATGGACGGTTACGAAGTGGTACCAATGAGTGAGGCTGTAAAAAGAGCACAGATTTTTGTAACTGCAACAGGAAATTACAAGATCATTCGTCCTGAGCATTTCAAGGCAATGAGAGATAAGGCGATTGTATGTAACATTGGACACTTTGACAATGAGATCGACATGGCGTGGTTGAACAAAAACTACGGCGATACTAAGTCTGAAATCAAGCCACAGGTTGACATGTACACTATTGATGGAAAAGATATCATCGTATTGGCAGAAGGTCGTTTGGTGAACTTAGGTTGTGCAATGGGGCACCCATCATTCGTAATGTCTTGTTCTTTTGCAAACCAAACTTTAGCTCAGCTAGAACTGTGGAACAATACGGCTGCTTACGAAAACAAAGTATATGTTCTTCCTAAAATCTTGGACGAAAAAGTAGCAGCTTTCCACCTTGCCCACGTAGGTGCGAAGTTGGATGTGCTTTCTGCTGACCAAGCGGAATACATTGGCGTTACGCCAGAAGGTCCATTTAAGCCTGAGATGTATCGTTATTGA
- a CDS encoding methylated-DNA-[protein]-cysteine S-methyltransferase, translating into MELHSNEEAITDLKFKGEAGLDSAAPPQELLKAKKQLEEYLLGKRLEFDLKLEPKGTEFQQKVWAELQNIPFGKTISYQELANKLGDPKVIRAAASANGKNPIGLIIPCHRVIGQNGKLVGFSGGLSRKKWLLDHENKHANGVLTLF; encoded by the coding sequence TTGGAGCTTCATTCCAATGAAGAAGCTATCACTGATTTGAAATTCAAAGGCGAAGCTGGTTTAGATAGTGCAGCACCTCCGCAAGAATTACTCAAAGCCAAAAAGCAACTAGAAGAATACCTATTAGGAAAAAGGCTTGAATTTGATCTTAAACTAGAGCCCAAAGGCACCGAATTTCAACAAAAAGTGTGGGCAGAGTTGCAAAACATTCCTTTCGGCAAAACGATTTCTTATCAAGAATTGGCTAATAAACTGGGTGATCCCAAAGTGATACGAGCAGCAGCAAGTGCAAATGGCAAGAATCCAATAGGATTGATTATTCCGTGTCACAGAGTGATTGGTCAAAACGGCAAACTTGTGGGATTCTCAGGTGGGCTTTCTCGCAAAAAGTGGCTACTCGATCATGAAAACAAACATGCCAATGGTGTATTGACATTGTTTTAA